The sequence CCCCAGGGGCAGACAAGGTATGAGGCCTTTCTACTCAGAAGTAAACGGCAGAAATACTCAAAGATGGCTAGGTCGCACCCAGAGACGATGGTGGCCGAGGCAGTGACAAGCAACCCACCCCTCTCCCATAACAATGGCATCTTCATAGACCAGACAGCAGGAGACAAGGcagcacacacaccacaccacaaGCACGGGTCACATACCTGCGGGATACAGCTTGCCGGACACGCTGCAGAAGCATGTCGTGCTGGCCGGAGCCGTGGAGCTCGGCCATGGCACACTGGACACCACGGACGTATGCTCCGGAGGGGCTGAGCTTGGCGTCACTGAAGTGTGACCGCAGTGCTCTGGGCGCTCACAGCACAACACCCGGACCTCATAGTTGAGGCACATCCCGACATTGCCTCCCTGGTCCCGGTTCCGGCACACCAGGCCCTTGCTGAGGTCGCACTGCACCACCTGGCCCAGCTTCTCGATGCTGACCTCGGGGTGGCTCTCGGCCCGGCACTCCAGCCGCGAGATGTATTCGGGCCGGCGGcagattttctctccccttctcatgATGTTGCTGAAGCTTTCCACGTCTCCTCCGTGGGGTCCCGGGGACGGGAAGTCCACATCAAACCACTTGGTCCACGTGCACTGTGGCTGGCAGGTGACAGTCACAGGAGGGGAGTGGGTTGCTTCAGGTGTGTGGACGGGAGTGGTGCTGGCTGTAGGAGCAGACGTTGTGCCGGTTGGTGGCACGGAGGTTGGGCTGGTCCATGACACAGTGGTTGAGCTGGTTGTTGGCACCGAGGTTGGGCTGCTTGCTGGCACGGTGGTTGAGCTTGTTTCTGGCACTGATGTTGGGCTGGTTGCTGGCACAGGGGTTGAGTGGGTATCCGACACAGGTCTTGGGCTGGTTGTTGGCACAGAGGCTGAGCTGGTCTCTGGCACTGAGGTTGGGCTGGTTGTTGGCACAGAGGTTGAACTGGTTTCAGACACAGGTCTTGGACTGGTTGTTGGCACAGGGGTTGAGCTAGTCTCTGGCACCGAGGTTGGGCTGGTTGTTGGCACAGAGGTTGAACTGGTTTCGGACACAGGTCTTGGACTGGTTGTTGGCACAGGGGTTGAGCTAGTCTCTGGCACCGTGGTTGGGCTGGTTGTTGGCACAGAGGTTGAGTGGGTGTCTGACACAGGTCTTGGGCTGGTTGTTGGCACAGAGGTTGAACTGGTTTCTGACACAGGTCTTGGGCTGGTTGTTGGCACAGAGGTTGAGCTGGTCTCTGGCACTGAGGTTGGGCTGCTTATTGGCACAGAGGTTGAGTGGGAAGTCACCAGGTGGAGAGTGGTCTCAGTTAGGCTGGTGGGGCTCATACTTGGGGTGTGAGGGACTGTGACAGTTTTGTGTGTCGTGCAGTGCTCTGGGGGCTCACAGCACAACACCCGGACCTCATAGTTGAGGCACATCCCGACATTGCCTCCCTGGTCCCGGTTCCGGCACACCAGGCCCTTGCTGTGGTCGCACTGCACCACCTGGCCCAGCTTCTCGATGCTGACCTCGGGGTGGCTCTCGGCCCGGCACTCCAGCCGCGAGATGTATTCGGGCCGGCGGcagattttctctccccttctcatgATGTTGCTGAAGCTTTCTGTGTCTCCTCCATGGGGTCCCGGGGACGGGAAGTCCACATCAAACCACTTGGTCCACGTGCACTGTGGCTGGCAGGTGACAGTCACAGGAGGGGAGTGGGTTGCTTCAGGTGTGTGGACGGGAGTGGTGCTGGCTGTAGGAGCAGACGTTGTGCCGGTTGGTGGCACGGAGGTTGGGCTGGTCCGTGACACAGTGGTTGCACTGGTTGTTGGCACCGAGGTTGGGCTGCTTGCTGGCACAGTGGTTGAGCTGGTCTCTGGCACTGATGTTGGACTGGTTGTTGGCACAGGGGTTGAGCTGGTCTCTGGCACCGTGGTTGGGCTGGTTGTTGGCACAGAGGTTGAGTGAGTGTCCAACACAGGTCTTGGGCTGGTTGTTGGCACAGAGGTTGAGCTGGTCTCTGGCACTGAGGTTGGGCTGGTTGTTGGCACAGAGGTTGAACTGCTTTCTGACACAGGTCTTGGGCTGGTTGTTGGCACAGAGGTTGAACTGGCCTCTGGCATTGATGTTGAGCTGGTTGTTGGCACAGAGGTTGAACTGGTTTCGGACACAGGTCTTGGACTGGTTGTTGGCACAGGGGTTGAGCTAGTCTCTGGCACCGTGGTTGGGCTGGTTGTTGGCACAGAGGTTGAGCTGGTCTCTGGCACCGAGGTTGGGCTGGTTGTTGGCACAGATGTTGTGCTGGTCTCTGGCACCGAGGTTGGGCTGGTTGTTGGCACAGATGTTGAGCTGGTCTCTGGCACTGATGTTGGGCTGGTTGCTGGCACAGGGGTTGAGCTGGTCTCTGGCACTGATGTTGGGCTGGTGGTTGGCACAGAGGTTGAACTGGTCTCTGGCACAGGTCTTGGGCTGGTTGTTGGCACAGGGGTTGAGCTGGTCTCTGGCACAGGTCTTGGGCTGGTTGTTGGCACAGAGGTCGAGCTGGTCTCTGGCACTGAGGTTGGACTGCTTGTTGGCACAGAGGTTGAGTGGGAAGTCACCAGGTGGACAGTGGTCTCAGTTAGGCTGGTGGGGTTCATGCTTGGGGTGTGAGGGACTGTGACAGTTTTGTGTGTCGTGCAGTGCTCTGGGGGCTCACAGCACAACACCCGGACCTCATAGTTGAGGCACATCCCGACATTGCCTCCCTGGTCCCGGTTCCGGCACACCAGGCCCTTGCTGAGGTCGCACTGCACCACCTGGCCCAGCTTCTCGATGCTGACCTCGGGGTGGCTCTCGGCCCGGCACTCCAGCCGCGAGATGTATTCGGGCCGGCGGcagattttctctccccttctcatgATGTTGCTGAAGCTTTCCACGTCTCCTCCGTGGGGTCCCGGGGACGGGAAGTCCACATCAAACCACTTGGTCCACGTGCACTGTGGCTGGCAGGTGACAGTCACAGGAGGGGAGTGGGTTGCTTCAGGTGTGTGGACGGGAGTGGTGCTGGCTGTAGGAGCAGACGTTGTGCCGGTTGGTGGCACGGAGGTTGGGCTGGTCCATGACACAGTGGTTGAGCTGGTTGTTGGCACCGAGGTTGGGCTGCTTGCTGGCACGGTGGTTGAGCTTGTTTCTGGCACTGATGTTGGGCTGGTTGCTGGCACAGGGGTTGAGCTGGTCTCTGGCACCGAGGTTGGGCTGGTTGTTGGCACAGAGGTTGAACTGGTTTCTGACACAGGTCTTGGGCTGGTTGTTGGCACAGAGGTTGAGCTGGTCTCTGGCACCGAGGTTGGGCTGGTAGCTGGCACAGGGGTTGAGCTGGTCTCTGGCACCGAGGTTGGGCTGCTTGTTGGCACAGAGGTTGAGCTGGTCTCTGGCACTGATGTTGGGCTGGTGGTTGGCACAGAGGTTGAACTGGTTTCTGACACAGGTTTTGGGCTGGTTGTTGGCTCAGAGGTTGAGCTGGTCTCTGGCACCAAGGTTGGGCTGCTTGTTGGCACAGGGGTTGAGCTAGTCTCTCGCACCATGGTTGGGCTGGTTGTTGGCACAGAGGTTGAGTGGGTGTCTGACACAGGTCTTGGGCTGGTTGTTGGCACAGAGGTTGAGTGGGTGTCTGACACAGGTCTTGGGCTGGTTGTTGGCACAGAGGTTGAGCTGGTCTCTGGCACTGTGGTTGGGCTGGTTGTTGGCACAGAGGTTGAACTGGTTTCTGACACAGGTCTTGGGCTGGTTGTTGGCACAGAGGTTGAGCTGGTCTCTGGCACCAAGGTTGGGCTGGTAGCTGGCACAGGGGTTGAGCTGGTCTCTGGCACCGAGGTTGGGCTGCTTGTTGGCACAGAGGTTGAGCTGGTCTCTGGCACTGATGTTGGGCTGGTGGTTGGCACAGAGGTTGAACTGGTCTCTGGCACAGGTCTTGGGCTGGTTGTTGGCACAGGGGTTGAGCTGGTCTCTGGCACAGGTCTTGGGCTGGTTGTTGGCACAGAGGTCGAGCTGGTCTCTGGCACTGAGGTTGGACTGCTTGTTGGCACAGAGGTTGAGTGGGAAGTCACCAGGTGGACAGTGGTCTCAGTTAGGCTGGTGGGGCTCATACTTGGGGTGTGAGGGACTGTGACAGTTTTGTGTGTCGTGCAGTGCTCTGGGGGCTCACAGCACAACACCCGGACCTCATAGTTGAGGCACATCCCGACATTGCCACCCTGGTCCCGGTTCCGGCACACCAGGCCCTTGCTGAGGTCGCACTGCACCACCTGGCCCAGCTTCTCGATGCTGACCTCGGGGTGGCTCTCGGCCCGGCACTCCAGCCGCGAGATGTATTCGGGCCGGCGGcagattttctctccccttctcatgATGTTGCTGAAGCTTTCCACGTCTCCTCCGTGGGGTCCCGGGGACGGGAAGTCCACATCAAACCACTTGGTCCACGTGCACTGTGGCTGGCAGGTGACAGTCACAGGAGGGGAGTGGGTTGCTTCAGGTGTGTGGACGGGAGTGGTGCTGGCTGTAGGAGCAGACGTTGTGCCGGTTGGTGGCACGGAGGTTGGGCTGGTCCATGACACAGTGGTTGAGCTGGTTGTTGGCACCGAGGTTGGGCTGCTTGCTGGCACGGTGGTTGAGCTTGTTTCTGGCACTGATGTTGGGCTGGTTGCTGGCACAGGGGTTGAGCTGGTCTCTGGCACCGAGGTTGGGCTGGTTGTTGGCACAGAGGTTGAACTGGTTTCTGACACAGGTCTTGGGCTGGTTGTTGGCACAGAGGTTGAGCTGGTCTCTGGCACCGAGGTTGGGCTGGTAGCTGGCACAGGGGTTGAGCTGGTCTCTGGCACCGAGGTTGGGCTGCTTGTTGGCACAGAGGTTGAGCTGGTCTCTGGCACTGATGTTGGGCTGGTGGTTGGCACAGAGGTTGAACTGGTTTCTGACACAGGTTTTGGGCTGGTTGTTGGCTCAGAGGTTGAGCTGGTCTCTGGCACCAAGGTTGGGCTGCTTGTTGGCACAGGGGTTGAGCTAGTCTCTCGCACCATGGTTGGGCTGGTTGTTGGCACAGAGGTTGAGTGGGTGTCTGACACAGGTCTTGGGCTGGTTGTTGGCACAGAGGTTGAGTGGGTGTCTGACACAGGTCTTGGGCTGGTTGTTGGCACAGAGGTTGAGCTGGTCTCTGGCACTGTGGTTGGGCTGGTTGTTGGCACAGAGGTTGAACTGGTTTCTGACACAGGTCTTGGGCTGGTTGTTGGCACAGAGGTTGAGCTGGTCTCTGGCACCAAGGTTGGGCTGGTAGCTGGCACAGGGGTTGAGCTGGTCTCTGGCACCGAGGTTGGGCTGCTTGTTGGCACAGAGGTTGAGCTGGTCTCTGGCACTGATGTTGGGCTGGTGGTTGGCACAGAGGTTGAACTGGTCTCTGGCACAGGTCTTGGGCTGGTTGTTGGCACAGGGGTTGAGCTGGTCTCTGGCACAGGTCTTGGGCTGGTTGTTGGCACAGAGGTCGAGCTGGTCTCTGGCACTGAGGTTGGACTGCTTGTTGGCACAGAGGTTGAGTGGGAAGTCACCAGGTGGACAGTGGTCTCAGTTAGGCTGGTGGGGCTCATACTTGGGGTGTGAGGGACTGTGACAGTTTTGTGTGTCGTGCAGTGCTCTGGGGGCTCACAGCACAACACCCGGACCTCATAGTTGAGGCACATCCCGACATTGCCACCCTGGTCCCGGTTCCGGCACACCAGGCCCTTGCTGAGGTCGCACTGCACCACCTGGCCCAGCTTCTCGATGCTGACCTCGGGGTGGCTCTCGGCCCGGCACTCCAGCCGCGAGATGTATTCGGGCCGGCGGcagattttctctccccttctcatgATGTTGCTGAAGCTTTCCACGTCTCCTCCGTGGGGTCCCGGGGACGGGAAGTCCACATCAAACCACTTGGTCCACGTGCACTGTGGCTGGCAGGTGACAGTCACAGGAGGGGAGTGGGTTGCTTCAGGTGTGTGGACGGGAGTGGTGCTGGCTGTAGGAGCAGACGTTGTGCCGGTTGGTGGCACGGAGGTTGGGCTGGTCCATGACACAGTGGTTGAGCTGGTTGTTGGCACCGAGGTTGGGCTGCTTGCTGGCACGGTGGTTGAGCTTGTTTCTGGCACTGATGTTGGGCTGGTTGCTGGCACAGGGGTTGAGCTGGTCTCTGGCACCGAGGTTGGGCTGGTTGTTGGCACAGAGGTTGAACTGGTTTCTGACACAGGTCTTGGGCTGGTTGTTGGCACAGAGGTTGAGCTGGTCTCTGGCACCGAGGTTGGGCTGGTAGCTGGCACAGGGGTTGAGCTGGTCTCTGGCACCGAGGTTGGGCTGCTTGTTGGCACAGAGGTTGAGCTGGTCTCTGGCACTGATGTTGGGCTGGTGGTTGGCACAGAGGTTGAACTGGTTTCTGACACAGGTTTTGGGCTGGTTGTTGGCTCAGAGGTTGAGCTGGTCTCTGGCACCAAGGTTGGGCTGCTTGTTGGCACAGGGGTTGAGCTAGTCTCTCGCACCATGGTTGGGCTGGTTGTTGGCACAGAGGTTGAGTGGGTGTCTGACACAGGTCTTGGGCTGGTTGTTGGCACAGAGGTTGAGTGGGTGTCTGACACAGGTCTTGGGCTGGTTGTTGGCACAGAGGTTGAGCTGGTCTCTGGCACTGTGGTTGGGCTGGTTGTTGGCACAGAGGTTGAACTGGTTTCTGACACAGGTCTTGGGCTGGTTGTTGGCACAGAGGTTGAGCTGGTCTCTGGCACCAAGGTTGGGCTGGTAGCTGGCACAGGGGTTGAGCTGGTCTCTGGCACCGAGGTTGGGCTGCTTGTTGGCACAGAGGTTGAGCTGGTCTCTGGCACTGATGTTGGGCTGGTGGTTGGCACAGAGGTTGAACTGGTTTCTGACACAGGTTTTGGGCTGGTTGTTGGCACAGAGGTTGAGCTGGTCTCTGGCCCCAAGGTTGGGCTGCTTGTTGGCACAGGGGTTGAGCTAGTCTCTCGCACCATGGTTGGGCTGGTTGTTGGCACAGAGGTTGAGTTGGTGTCTGACACAGGTCTTGGGCTGGTTGTTGGCACAGAGGTTGAGCTGGTCTCTGGCACTGTGGTTGGGCTGGCTGTTGGCACAGAGGTTGAACTGGTTTCTGACACAGGTCTTGGGCTGGTTGTTGGCACAGAGGTTGAGCTGGTCTCTGGCACCGAGGTTGGGCTGCTTGTTGGCACAGAGGTTGAGCTGGTCTCTGGCACTGATGTTGGGCTGGTGGTTGGCACAGAGGTTGAACTGGTCTCTGGCACAGGTCTTGGGCTGGTTGTTGGCACAGAGGTCGAGCTGGTCTCTGGCACTGAGGTTGGACTGCTTGTTGGCACAGAGGTTGAGTGGGAAGTCACCAGGTGGACAGTGGTCTCAGTTAGGCTGGTGGGGCTCATACTTGGGGTGTGAGGGACTGTGACAGTTTTGTGTGTCGTGCAGTGCTCTGGGGGCTCACAGCACAACACCCGGACCTCATAGTTGAGGCACATCCCGACATTGCCACCCTGGTCCCGGTTCCGGCACACCAGGCCCTTGCTGAGGTCGCACTGCACCACCTGGCCCAGCTTCTCGATGCTGACCTCGGGGTGGCTCTCGGCCCGGCACTCCAGCCGCGAGATGTATTCGGGCCGGCGGcagattttctctccccttctcatgATGTTGCTGAAGCTTTCCACGTCTCCTCCGTGGGGTCCCGGGGACGGGAAGTCCACGTCAAACCACTTGGTCCACGTGCACTGTGGCTGGCAGGTAACAGTCACAGGTGAGGATACCCCGTATGTGTTCGGCGTGGTGCTGGCTGCCAGGTGCACAGGCGCCGAGCTGGCAATGCCACGTTGTGTCGGCAACGAGGGAATTCCGGTGTTTCGAGTCCGCTGTGTTTGGGTCTCCGTGTCCCTCGGGGTTGGGTGTGTGACCTCCGAAGAGCCGGCGTGTGGGGTGCTCGTACACACATCTACCTGCTCACAGCACTCGATGCGGATCGCGTAGTTGTAGCAGATTGGGGGAAGCTGATTCTTGTTCAGGCAAAGCAGCCCCACATTCTTGTCACAGATCAGGTCCTGCCCCAACTCCTCGAGTGGGACGTTCGGGAAGAACTCTGCCCTGCACTCCACGTTGTTGGGCTTTGCACAGAATTTATAGCCTTTGGCTCTCAAATTAGGAAAAGTGTCAAAATCTCCACTGTTTATACCCGGCTCAGGGTAGCTGCTGTCGATCCAGTGGGTCCATGTGCACAACTGTTTCAAACAAGGCTCGTGTGTTGTTGAAATTGGCATCGGAGTCAGAGTCAAGAGAGTAGTTTTCTCCAGGGCAGGTGTAGGGGTACCTGGTGGGGTCGTGGTGGTCCCCGGGGCaggtgtaggggtgcctggtggggtCGTGGTGGTCCCCGGGGCaggtgtaggggtgcctggtggggtCGTGGTGGTCCTCGGGGCaggtgtaggggtgcctggtggggtCGTGGTGGTCCCCGGGGCaggtgtaggggtgcctggtggggtCGTGGTGGTCCCCGGGGCAGGTGTAGGGGTACCTGGGGTGGTTGTAGCAGTCGCTTGGACTGGTGCAGTAGCACCCGGAGCAGGTGTTTCACTAGTTGTGGAGAGAACGCTTGTGCCAGTTGCAGCTACCGTGGCTGGGGATGTTTTGTGCTCTGTCGGCACAGATGAGACCCCGCTAACCTCTCGTGTGGGCCCCGTTTCTGTATTCCCTGAAGCTGCAGGAAGGGTGGTCTGGGCCGGACTGCTGGAGGGGGAGCAGGTCCGGGGGAAGCAGCACAGGATCCTGATCTGGTAGTTGTGGCAGAGCCCTGACGTCTGCTTGTGGTTGTAGCAGGTCAGGCCCACCGTCGGGCTGCACTCCACGTGCTGCCCCAGGACTGGGAGCGGCACCCCGGGGGCCCCTTCAGCTTGGCACTCCACCTTCTTCGGCGCCGTGCAAACCTGGTACCCATGGGCGCGGAGGTTCTCCAGGGTGTCGAAGTCGCCGCTGTCGGTGCCTCGGCCCGGACGGCTGATGTCCAGCCACGGCGACCACTGACACTCCTCCCCACAGGCCTGGTGGGGCTGGACGGTGGTGCCGGGGGTTGTGCCCGTGGGCACTGTGCTCTTGCCACAGTCGTGGCACGTGCGGGGCGGACGTGTTGAGCTCACGACTGAGGACAGAAGAGAAGGCGGAAGGGCTGAGTCTCGAGGGGTCCCGGGACCTCCCCTCATCcgctgtccctgcccccacccaccagctGCCTGTGGCCTCGCCATGTCGATCTGTGCGGCTATCTCCACTCGCGACGGAGCTTGGCGGAGTGGGAGCACCAAGTCCCTTTGACACGCGTGGCACAGGGCGCACGTGCAGCCCACAGCAGTTGAATGAGCTGGTGAACGGCGCTCAGGTAGGGAAAGCCCACTCCGCAGGCCCTGAGCAGAACCAGCCCTCCTGCGGGAAGGTCCGATGAGGCTCTAGGATGccccagaggagggagaggagtcaGGGTGCCTGACACTCCGCGCACCTCCTCCCAGAGGCCGG comes from Mustela erminea isolate mMusErm1 chromosome 9, mMusErm1.Pri, whole genome shotgun sequence and encodes:
- the MUC5AC gene encoding mucin-5AC isoform X1, encoding MGVASRMLAPLWALALALACAQHVGQAQGSSVEHSHKSPELHVPQELGGHPLRGMSFLPPLRTAPVVRARNPAHNGRVCSTWGNFHYKTFDGDVFRFPGRCNYVLSAHCGAAYEDFNVQLRRGGESNATTVTAVTMKLDGMVIQLTKSSILVNGRPTQPPFSQSGVLIEVSNGYLKVDAKLGLVLMWSPDDSLLLELDPKFANQTCGLCGDFNGQPVFNEFLSHGVKLTALEYGNLQKMDGPTEQCQDPVPVPPTDCGRGTGPCEETLTGQLFSGCRALLDAGSYVQACRQDLCLCEHADRARCICSTLAEYARQCAHAGGLPPDWRSPHLCPQTCPPRMQHRECGSPCADTCSNPEHSQLCEDHCVDGCFCPEGTVFDDIGQTGCIPASQCPCVYNGATYAPGTSYATDCTNCTCSRGQWSCRELPCPGTCAVLGGAHISTFDERQYTVHGDCSYVLAKPCDSSVFTVLGELRRCGLTDTETCLKSLTLSLDGGHTVVTVKASGEVFVNQIYTQMPVSAANVTLFRPSTFFIVAQTKLGLQLGIQLVPVMQVFVRLGPELRGLTCGLCGNFNQNQADDFRTLSGVVEGTAAAFANTWKTQASCPNVKNSFEDPCSLSVENEKYAQRWCSRLTDPRGPFAQCHAAVNPGTFYSNCMFDTCNCEKSEDCLCAALSSYVHACAARGVLLRGWRDGVCAKPMATCPKSLTYQYSISTCQPTCRARSHEDITCGISFVPVDGCTCPNGTFLDEAGKCVPATSCPCYHEGSVVPNGESLHERGVICTCTQGTLTCIGGQVPTPVCTPPMVFLDCRNTTPGASGAGCQKSCFTLDMDCYSPQCEPGCVCPDGLVADGEGRCVAPTDCPCVHNEASYLPGQTIRVGCNTCTCENRKWRCTEEPCLATCAVYRDGHYVTFDGRRYSFSGDCGYTLLQDHCRGNDTTGTFRVVSENVPCGTTGVTCSKAIKLFLGSFELRLNEGRVEVLERGVGQEPPYSIRQMGIYLVVDTEAGLVLLWDRKTSIFLKLSPEFKGRVCGLCGNFDDNAVNDFTTRSQSVVGSALEFGNSWKFSPACPDAPAPRDPCTANPYRKSWAQKQCSIINSATFAACHAHVEPTKYYEACVGDACACDSGGDCECFCTAVAAYAQACHDVGVCVSWRTPDTCPLFCDYYNPEGQCEWHYQPCGAPCMRTCRNPGGRCLHDLPGLEGCYPKCPPAAPIFDEDRMQCVATCPTPPPPLPCRVRGKSYRPGTVVPSDQNCHSCICTENGVQCAYDSEACVCIYDGRHFRPGDVIYHTTDGTGGCLSARCSANGTIERGVSPCSATSPAPPTTFSFSTSAPVVSSTRPPRTCHDCGKSTVPTGTTPGTTVQPHQACGEECQWSPWLDISRPGRGTDSGDFDTLENLRAHGYQVCTAPKKVECQAEGAPGVPLPVLGQHVECSPTVGLTCYNHKQTSGLCHNYQIRILCCFPRTCSPSSSPAQTTLPAASGNTETGPTREVSGVSSVPTEHKTSPATVAATGTSVLSTTSETPAPGATAPVQATATTTPGTPTPAPGTTTTPPGTPTPAPGTTTTPPGTPTPAPRTTTTPPGTPTPAPGTTTTPPGTPTPAPGTTTTPPGTPTPALEKTTLLTLTPMPISTTHEPCLKQLCTWTHWIDSSYPEPGINSGDFDTFPNLRAKGYKFCAKPNNVECRAEFFPNVPLEELGQDLICDKNVGLLCLNKNQLPPICYNYAIRIECCEQVDVCTSTPHAGSSEVTHPTPRDTETQTQRTRNTGIPSLPTQRGIASSAPVHLAASTTPNTYGVSSPVTVTCQPQCTWTKWFDVDFPSPGPHGGDVESFSNIMRRGEKICRRPEYISRLECRAESHPEVSIEKLGQVVQCDLSKGLVCRNRDQGGNVGMCLNYEVRVLCCEPPEHCTTHKTVTVPHTPSMSPTSLTETTVHLVTSHSTSVPTTSPTTVPETSSTSVPTTSPRPVPETSSTSVPTTSPRPVSETSSTSVPTTSPTTVPETSSTSVPTTSPRPVPETSSTSEPTTSPKPVSETSSTSVPTTSPTSVPETSSTSVPTSSPTSVPETSSTPVPATSPTSVPETSSTSVPTTSPRPVSETSSTSVPTTSPTSVPETSSTPVPATSPTSVPETSSTTVPASSPTSVPTTSSTTVSWTSPTSVPPTGTTSAPTASTTPVHTPEATHSPPVTVTCQPQCTWTKWFDVDFPSPGPHGGDVESFSNIMRRGEKICRRPEYISRLECRAESHPEVSIEKLGQVVQCDLSKGLVCRNRDQGGNVGMCLNYEVRVLCCEPPEHCTTHKTVTVPHTPSMSPTSLTETTVHLVTSHSTSVPTSSPTSVPETSSTSVPTTSPRPVPETSSTPVPTTSPRPVPETSSTSVPTTSPTSVPETSSTSVPTSSPTSVPETSSTPVPATSPTLVPETSSTSVPTTSPRPVSETSSTSVPTTSPTTVPETSSTSVPTTSPRPVPETSSTSEPTTSPKPVSETSSTSVPTTSPTSVPETSSTSVPTSSPTSVPETSSTPVPATSPTSVPETSSTSVPTTSPRPVSETSSTSVPTTSPTSVPETSSTPVPATSPTSVPETSSTTVPASSPTSVPTTSSTTVSWTSPTSVPPTGTTSAPTASTTPVHTPEATHSPPVTVTCQPQCTWTKWFDVDFPSPGPHGGDVESFSNIMRRGEKICRRPEYISRLECRAESHPEVSIEKLGQVVQCDLSKGLVCRNRDQGGNVGMCLNYEVRVLCCEPPEHCTTHKTVTVPHTPSMSPTSLTETTVHLVTSHSTSVPTSSPTSVPETSSTSVPTTSPRPVPETSSTPVPTTSPRPVPETSSTSVPTTSPTSVPETSSTSVPTSSPTSVPETSSTPVPATSPTLVPETSSTSVPTTSPRPVSETSSTSVPTTSPTTVPETSSTSVPTTSPRPVPETSSTSEPTTSPKPVSETSSTSVPTTSPTSVPETSSTSVPTSSPTSVPETSSTPVPATSPTSVPETSSTSVPTTSPRPVSETSSTSVPTTSPTSVPETSSTPVPATSPTSVPETSSTTVPASSPTSVPTTSSTTVSWTSPTSVPPTGTTSAPTASTTPVHTPEATHSPPVTVTCQPQCTWTKWFDVDFPSPGPHGGDVESFSNIMRRGEKICRRPEYISRLECRAESHPEVSIEKLGQVVQCDLSKGLVCRNRDQGGNVGMCLNYEVRVLCCEPPEHCTTHKTVTVPHTPSMNPTSLTETTVHLVTSHSTSVPTSSPTSVPETSSTSVPTTSPRPVPETSSTPVPTTSPRPVPETSSTSVPTTSPTSVPETSSTPVPATSPTSVPETSSTSVPTTSPTTVPETSSTPVPTTSPTSVPETSSTTVPASSPTSVPTTSATTVSRTSPTSVPPTGTTSAPTASTTPVHTPEATHSPPVTVTCQPQCTWTKWFDVDFPSPGPHGGDTESFSNIMRRGEKICRRPEYISRLECRAESHPEVSIEKLGQVVQCDHSKGLVCRNRDQGGNVGMCLNYEVRVLCCEPPEHCTTHKTVTVPHTPSMSPTSLTETTLHLVTSHSTSVPISSPTSVPETSSTSVPTTSPRPVSETSSTSVPTTSPRPVSDTHSTSVPTTSPTTVPETSSTPVPTTSPRPVSETSSTSVPTTSPTSVPETSPTSVPETSSTTVPASSPTSVPTTSSTTVSWTSPTSVPPTGTTSAPTASTTPVHTPEATHSPPVTVTCQPQCTWTKWFDVDFPSPGPHGGDVESFSNIMRRGEKICRRPEYISRLECRAESHPEVSIEKLGQVVQCDLSKGLVCRNRDQGGNVGMCLNYEVRVLCCERPEHCGHTSVTPSSAPPEHTSVVSSVPWPSSTAPASTTCFCSVSGKLYPAGSIIYQQTDLDGHCYYATCSLDCHVVRQMDQSCPSSVAPPAPTTSQPGSSPSAPVPITTQGCPNAVPPRMKGETWPMPNCSQATCEGHGVITVHRRECPRAQPPTCANGFPPVQVADQDGCCPRYQCQCVCSGWGDPHYITFDGTYYTFLDNCTYVLVQQVVPVYGHFRVLIDNYLCGAENGVSCPQSIIVEYRGDRVVLTRKPVLGVMTNEIIFNDRVVRPGFQKDGVSVSQIGIKMYVTIPELGVQVMFSGLIFSVEVPFSKFANNTEGQCGTCTNDKKDECRLPGGAVAASCSDMSGHWKVTTPQQPSCRGPSPTPAAARPAPSPAPCFSSPICRLILSKVFEPCHAVIPPLTFYQGCVFDHCHVTVSDVVCSGLELYASLCASRGVCIDWRSHTNHTCPFACPADKVYQPCGPSKLSYCYGRDNASLMALQDAGPITEGCFCPEGLMPFSTSSEVCVPTDCHRCLGPHGEPVEPGHTVSVGCRQCTCENGTWTLSCRPQPCPLPPACPAPGLVPVPAAPQTDQCCPQYNCACDTSYCPKPVACPEGSHPILTYEEGACCPHQNCSWNVCSVNGTLFQPGSVVSSSLCETCRCEAPGSPHSDTAVISCETQICNTRCPEGFEYREQSGRCCGGCVQQACVLNATDGSPHLFYPGQSWPDPTNPCVTHECEKHPDGLVVVTRKKACPPLSCPADQARLSKDGCCLSCPPPQPQNRSACALFHERQVLHQQGCRSPRPVRLAFCRGSCGDSVSVYSQEANTLRHSCECCQERRVSLRNVTLRCPDGSHRAFSYPQVEECGCVRQRCGSHGALGHGADSGPVQSDEEQSQEVGGTGWRRGSRATGPTSGLTSPRSRGSRPPPSGIHR